A single window of Amphiura filiformis chromosome 17, Afil_fr2py, whole genome shotgun sequence DNA harbors:
- the LOC140138104 gene encoding inosine-uridine preferring nucleoside hydrolase-like isoform X4 has translation MASKCTMVLDTDVGTDDAVALLMALSQPSVDLIGVTCVHGNTSLDNVLVNTLRVLKLCNRLDVPVYKGTACPLISSNKRTDASFTHGSDGMGGIPDPHPPSRDLIQSEHAVNALIRMANEHPGEISLVAIGPLTNLALATKMDPEFSKKLKELVIMGGNIEGRGNRPGAEFNFFVDPEAAYITLQEYTCPITVVPWDTCVRNGLTWEWYDQWTSTDTVKGHFVRDILKRGMTNARTFYKRHLAPIFDPLTMAVVINRSIVSETKRSPVLVEVKGDVTRGQMVQVDASFVDHPKNGREVDIVLKCDADGIKEMLMKAVE, from the exons ATGGCAAGCAAATGTACCATGGTGCTTGACACAGATGTTGGCACTGATGATGCAGTCGCGCTGTTGATGGCACTCTCTCAACCAAGTGTAGATCTAATTGGAGTGACCTGTGTCCATGGCAACACATCACTAGATAATGTCCTGGTGAATACTTTGAGAGTTCTCAAATTGTGCAACAGATTAGAT GTACCAGTCTACAAAGGTACAGCATGCCCTCTGATAAGTTCCAATAAAAGAACTGATGCCTCCTTTACCCATGGCAGTGATGGAATGGGCGGCATCCCTGATCCACACCCACCCAGTAGAGACCTCATCCAATCAGAGCATGCTGTCAACGCCCTCATACGCATGGCTAATGAGCACCCAGGAGAAATCAGTTTAGTTGCGATTGGTCCATTAACAAATCTAGCATTGGCTACAAAGATGGATCCAGAATTCAGCAAAAAGCTTAAAGAATTGGTCATCATGGGTGGAAATATTGAAG GAAGAGGAAATAGACCTGGAGCGgaattcaatttttttgttgATCCTGAAGCTGCTTATATAACTCTACAAGAATACACATGTCCTATCACAGTTGTACCATGGGATACATGTGTGCGCAATGGACTGACATGG GAGTGGTATGACCAATGGACATCAACAGATACAGTCAAAGGACACTTTGTACGAGACATTCTCAAACGAGGAATGACCAATGCAAGAACATTTTATAAACGTCATTTGGCCCCCATATTTGATCCCCTCACTATGGCTGTTGTGATAAATCGTAGCATAGTCAGTGAAACAAAAAGGTCGCCTGTACTAGTAGAGGTCAAAGGTGATGTCACAAGAGGTCAAATGGTACAAGTTGATGCCAGTTTTGTTGACCATCCCAAGAATGGCAGAGAGGTGGATATAGTACTCAAATGTGATGCAGATGGaatcaaagaaatgctgatgaAGGCAGTGGAATGA
- the LOC140138104 gene encoding uncharacterized protein isoform X2, protein MLFTRLRGVLHIYSAFPRFFRFSKANFVKRNSSSHQLSQVAMATKYTMVLDTDVGVDDAVALLMALSQPSVDLIGVTCVHGNTSLDNVLVNTLRVLKVSNRLEIPVFKGASSPLIGQNTTDEGHFHHGNDGMGGVTDPDPPSRDLIQSEHAVNALIRMANERPGEITLVAIGPLTNLALATKMDPEFSKKLKELVIMGGNTEGRGSKWPGAEYNFRIDPEAAQIVLHEYQCNIMIMPWESCLNNALTWEFHDNWLSTDTVKGRFLRDILKHATHHLRVIRKRPVSNLADASAMAVTVNRSMITEMIKSHVTIELNGQNTRGQMVQVNTGWRDVLPGEGREVEIVLKYDKDDMMNMLMKTVE, encoded by the exons ATGTTGTTTACACGATTGAGGGGAGTTTTACATATTTATTCTGCATTTCCTCGTTTTTTCCGCTTCAGCAAAGCAAATTTTGTAAAACGTAATAGTAGCAGTCATCAACTG TCACAAGTAGCCATGGCAACTAAATACACCATGGTCCTGGATACAGATGTTGGTGTGGATGATGCAGTCGCACTCTTGATGGCACTTTCTCAACCGAGTGTAGATCTAATAGGAGTTACCTGCGTCCATGGAAACACATCGCTAGACAATGTCTTGGTGAATACTTTGAGGGTGCTAAAAGTCAGCAATCGCTTAGAG ATCCCAGTCTTCAAAGGAGCTTCCTCTCCTCTCATTGGTCAAAATACAACAGATGAAGGTCACTTTCACCATGGCAATGATGGAATGGGTGGTGTCACTGATCCAGACCCACCCAGTAGAGACCTCATCCAATCAGAGCATGCAGTCAACGCCCTCATACGAATGGCTAATGAGCGCCCAGGAGAAATCACTTTAGTTGCGATTGGTCCATTAACAAATCTAGCATTGGCTACAAAGATGGATCCAGAATTCAGCAAGAAACTTAAAGAATTGGTCATCATGGGTGGAAATACTGAAG GAAGGGGAAGCAAGTGGCCTGGGGCTGAATATAATTTCCGAATCGATCCTGAAGCTGCGCAAATAGTTCTACATGAATACCAGTGTAACATCATGATAATGCCTTGGGAATCATGCCTTAATAATGCACTAACATGG GAATTTCATGACAACTGGCTGTCAACAGACACAGTTAAAGGCCGCTTTCTCCGCGACATCCTCAAACATGCCACACACCATCTCAGGGTCATACGAAAAAGACCAGTCTCAAATCTAGCCGACGCTTCAGCCATGGCAGTCACTGTCAACCGCAGCATGATAACAGAGATGATTAAGTCACATGTGACCATTGAGCTTAATGGACAGAATACAAGGGGTCAAATGGTACAGGTCAACACTGGGTGGCGTGATGTACTACCCGGTGAAGGACGAGAGGTTGAGATTGTGTTGAAGTATGATAAAGATGATATGATGAATATGCTTATGAAAACGGTAGAATAA